Proteins encoded in a region of the Cardiocondyla obscurior isolate alpha-2009 linkage group LG18, Cobs3.1, whole genome shotgun sequence genome:
- the LOC139109714 gene encoding leucine-rich repeat-containing protein 15, whose product MCSFLIYLLLLANVVDVLTEDADCQVYNHLYVCLENGGFLNSVAFEDFNAVQTIEDIELHLENLEVVNITRNAFTEVKNSSALYVRDNRLSSIGRHYFDALNQLTYLDLRNNTIINIEDGAFTNLNDLETLLLDHNNISDLRPGVWKGLSELHELYITNNQLTLRRNMFKGLRQLETLVLDSNNIPEIPIGAFNGLSHLDLLYLSRNKISTLHPDVFRGLGEINELDLGKNRLRTIPANVFRHTKSLNSLWLNGNQLTVLKADSFHGLDNLLFLFLNNNDLRYVDMAAFAKMKNITVDPGFSIRGSVVDDFGKIHGQYQCTSVAYQIPYDCTKVDS is encoded by the coding sequence ATGTGCTCCTTTCTCatttatcttcttttattGGCTAACGTCGTGGATGTTCTTACGGAGGACGCCGACTGTCAGGTTTACAATCACCTGTACGTTTGCTTAGAAAATGGTGGTTTTCTTAACAGCGTTGCTTTTGAGGATTTCAACGCCGTTCAAACGATTGAAGATATCGAGTTACATCTAGAAAATCTCGAGGTCGTTAACATTACCAGAAACGCCTTCACTGAAGTAAAGAATTCGTCCGCGCTTTATGTTCGCGATAATCGGCTATCGAGTATCGGTCGGCATTACTTCGACGCTCTTAATCAGCTCACCTATTTGGATTTGAGAAACAATACGATTATCAATATAGAAGATGGtgcttttacaaatttaaacgATCTGGAGACTCTGTTGCTGGATCACAACAACATTTCGGACCTGCGACCTGGCGTGTGGAAAGGCCTCTCGGAGTTGCACGAGCTCTATATCACCAACAACCAGCTCACGTTAAGACGGAACATGTTCAAGGGACTGAGACAACTGGAAACGTTAGTTCTGGACTCGAACAACATACCAGAGATACCTATCGGCGCGTTTAATGGACTGTCGCATCTAGACCTTCTCTATCTGTCGCGCAACAAGATCTCGACTTTACATCCCGACGTGTTTCGTGGTCTCGGCGAGATAAACGAGCTTGACTTGGGCAAGAATCGACTGAGAACAATTCCCGCCAATGTCTTTCGGCACACGAAGTCGTTGAACTCACTCTGGTTAAACGGCAATCAATTGACAGTGTTAAAGGCAGACTCTTTCCACGGTCTCGACAATTTGTTATTCCTCTTTTTAAACAACAACGATCTTCGTTACGTTGATATGGCGGCATTCgcgaaaatgaaaaacataACTGTGGATCCCGGTTTCAGTATACGCGGCTCGGTAGTTGACGATTTTGGAAAAATTCACGGTCAATATCAATGCACCAGTGTGGCGTATCAGATACCATATGATTGCACAAAGGTCGATTCGTAA